One region of Carassius carassius chromosome 41, fCarCar2.1, whole genome shotgun sequence genomic DNA includes:
- the otol1b gene encoding otolin 1b, which produces MSFERAIFIMVIALTFITSCDSIKPTQRPKFQYTKKPPRELFQTTVYVGKPTVTARIVDYTKTRERFPVHVTESTTVPADSYIDYPTDTTASPTTAKDNYTLDYNECYFNFCECCPPEKGPQGYKGDIGLPGPPGEKGAPGPKGTPGPIGPKGFTGSKGDKGKKGDQGNTGFTGSTGIQGKAGMKGEMGIKGEKGAAGLPGFKGSKGEKGDPNLNVSKGDQGEQGKDGPPGPQGMTGDKGEKGDRGECGLLGERGQKGEPGDPGPPGVRGNPGPSGQHGMHGTPGITGERGEPGVPGAKGEPGARGPPGVKGIRGLRGMKGDRGPQGKRGDRGLRGLKGSMGQNGSRLRSAFSVGLYPSKSFPPSGFPVRFDKVFYNGENHYDIVTSKFNCTYSGVYVFSYQITVRNKPLRASLVVNGVRKVRSRDTLQGQDIDQASNLVILKLDVGDQVWVETLRDWNGVYSSSEDDSTFSGFLLYPDLHLLHD; this is translated from the exons ATGTCCTTTGAACGTGCAATATTCATAATGGTAATAGCATTgacctttataacctcgtgtgacTCAATCAAGCCCACTCAGAGGCCGAAGTTCCAGTACACCAAGAAACCCCCCCGAGAGTTGTTCCAAACTACTGTATATGTAGGCAAGCCTACGGTCACAGCACGGATTGTGGACTACACCAAAACAAGAGAGCGCTTCCCTGTGCATGTCACAGAGAGCACTACAGTTCCTGCTGACAGCTATATAGACTACCCCACAGACACCACCGCATCTCCCACCACGGCCAAAGACAACTACACGCTAGACTACAATGAATGCTACTTCAACTTCTGTGAGTGCTGCCCTCCAGAGAAAGGCCCGCAAGGCTATAAAGGAGATATAGGACTGCCAG GCCCACCTGGAGAAAAGGGAGCACCTGGACCCAAAGGTACGCCGGGCCCAATAGGGCCAAAGGGCTTTACAGGATCTAAAGGAGATAAAG GAAAGAAAGGTGATCAAGGAAACACAGGATTCACTGGATCTACAGGCATCCAGGGAAAGGCTGGAATGAAAG GTGAGATGGGTATTAAAGGTGAGAAGGGTGCAGCTGGATTGCCAGGATTCAAAGGTTCGAAAGGGGAAAAAGGAGATCCAAATTTGAATGTGTCAAAGGGTGACCAGGGAGAGCAAGGCAAAGATGGACCACCAGGACCCCAAGGCATGACTGGTGACAAGGGTGAAAAGGGTGATAGAGGAGAGTGCGGTTTACTTGGAGAGAGGGGCCAGAAAGGTGAGCCAGGTGATCCTGGACCTCCAGGTGTGCGTGGAAACCCTGGTCCATCTGGGCAACACGGCATGCACGGGACTCCGGGAATCACCGGAGAACGCGGGGAACCAGGAGTTCCTGGAGCAAAGGGTGAACCAGGAGCACGGGGACCACCAGGAGTCAAAGGTATACGAGGTCTGAGGGGAATGAAGGGTGACCGCGGGCCCCAAGGAAAACGCGGAGACCGAGGCCTACGGGGACTGAAGGGCTCTATGGGTCAAAATGGATCGAGACTACGGTCTGCTTTCAGCGTTGGTCTATATCCAAGCAAGTCTTTCCCTCCATCAGGATTTCCAGTTCGCTTTGACAAGGTCTTCTACAATGGAGAAAACCATTACGACATAGTCACGAGCAAGTTCAACTGCACCTACTCAGGAGTTTATGTGTTCTCCTACCAGATCACGGTGAGAAACAAGCCCTTGCGTGCTTCTCTGGTGGTGAATGGAGTGCGCAAGGTACGTTCGAGAGACACCCTACAGGGTCAAGACATTGACCAGGCATCCAATCTAGTGATCCTGAAGCTGGATGTGGGAGACCAGGTGTGGGTAGAGACGCTGAGAGACTGGAACGGTGTCTACTCCAGCAGCGAGGATGACAGCACCTTCTCTGGGTTCTTGCTCTATCCTGACTTACACCTTCTTCATGACTAG